In a single window of the Rhizoctonia solani chromosome 16, complete sequence genome:
- a CDS encoding Retrotransposable element Tf2 protein, producing MPSAGTTNPLPHAAARRATADNIQELQTKYTLLESLVQDLEEAYAANRQLCSKVVHLEAQLSTLGDTVQSLLEFKSRATRLLQVLVSNHGVDELKAQVLSLALQSNNPNTFLKSVVDGENPSDETNGNGGNTLLPLGSTHADTKMNSEQLQLQLRDCQPMKTVCTKVLLHLFGAIKELKPELILYPHGLTRNDPGWPGEGVGDKRRPFLWFDFTKPPDDPINVEGFKEYCKFVRNWGAEQVPAATNIIAKATDATIQEQCQMKYKYEAEKYKQYLKERSQGDVPPTDNQPEESGNTGEMAQVPARRKRKTAYYRSRAEAKLKARARKLSKMVIPYSTMELQTFLTPGAQSDDESKYEILQDGTKRKTGRYITHGWSFMSKQFKNLKELVDAVADPEPPVHGFQPQAPGSPWEGIPPANTCNQYLLWDWMIEPQILADHPEWHWRRLVISDNKPIQTQASTQANKQKQWPTTHTSSPAQSLDIKKACLDLTAAQERLKKALAGETLEELGLALQDELEGGLDPPQGKLENPREENEEDESEDNLYKRLTQTLSARTIKRPISPVTGTISPTLPIITSRTPSCASSRASQRTASHQGRSYPHEMATRSRSTACPASPLDQGELGPTLPATAAESSGLEPKVYREISLEQAISLILGLQNQILRLERELKETKEATKEAQDWMGAVNQALTCIEARGGAPHTPEDQKPPAIEATPRPLPKTNTIPTPSAPLIAWANPTRAPLPFAQPTPVRAPPRVHTPPPPLPIRLCSPQLPQPAAPVAAYSTPVKVDHPDAYTGKIGNEARQWLTQMLAWVRLNQRMFPTNQEVLSFLLMNMKDVAGAWAHPHLDQLGSHRALIRLVDDFRTEFLAAFGNPDATRAAERQITHLTQTGTCAEYITKFRTIAMDLDWNDAALRGQFARGLHWENVAMVINNALREERASHPPKGNKPGTSSTTPNRGASTGQPATRPGRLSSDPNFVSEEEQNRRRAEGLCIKCGKAGHKFVECRTGWKATPKEEGVKKEAAKIGEELRVPAAARKDPKDSGLIEICNILNSINIISPLFTISIKPEKQADPLEVLIDSGATSSFLHPHTAELLHLPLIDLPQPRTVTMLDGSSPQAGKIWKKAHLTFLFDGKQMTETFLICNTGSHAAILGIKWLEAHNPETDWNSRTLCFPHTPPEHATIAEEEEADQKPLEGVPSEYHQYAKVFGEEEFNKLPPHRHYNIGIELTEEGPLNSPLYSMTDAKSATLKDWLKDELKAGKICPSKSPISSPVMFVPKKDGSRCLVVDYCRLNNRTKKNVYPLPCPDDLMAQLRGAKIFTKLDLRWGYNNVRVKEGDKWKTAFHTKYGLYESLVMTFGLTNAPAAFQHFMNELFKDLLDVCVIIYLDDILIYSKDDATHTRHVHEVLKRLMDNQLFCKASKCTFHVTSVEYLGIIVSDKGFSLDKLKIQAVQEWPVPTKVKEVQLFLGFANFLCRFVANFSHMARPLHNLVRKDTPWKWDTREQEAFQGLKDAITNAPVLCHADPTKPYFLEMDASGAALGSILSQQQEDGRLHPLGFLSELFKGAKQNYDTHDKELLAIIRSFEYWRIFLEGTKHPITVFTDHRNLEYWKESRTFN from the exons ATGCCAAGTGCCGGAACCACAAATCCGTTGCCTCATGCAGCAGCACGGCGGGCCACGGCTGACAATATTCAAGAGTTACAAACCAAGTATACACTTCTTGAGAGCTTGGTTCAAGATCTCGAAGAAGCCTACGCAGCAAATAGGCAACTTTGCTCTAAGGTTGTACACTTAGAAGCTCAGCTAAGCACGCTTGGAGATACAGTACAAAGCTTACTAGAATTCAAATCCCGAGCGACAAGGCTGCTACAAGTCCTAGTGTCCAATCATGGTGTTGATGAACTAAAAGCCCAAGTTTTGTCTCTGGCGTTACAGTCTAACAACCCAAACACGTTTCTGAAGTCTGTTGTGGATGGAGAAAATCCATCAGATGAAACCAACGGGAACGGAGGAAATACGCTATTACCATTGGGGAGTACGCACGCAGATACCAAGATGAATTCAGAACAACTTCAGCTTCAACTTCGAGATTGCCAACCAATGAAA ACTGTTTGCACGAAGGTGTTATTGCACCTGTTTGGGGCGATTAAGGAACTGAAGCCAGAGCTTATACTGTATCCTCATGGACTCACCCGGAATGACCCTGGTTGGCCTGGAGAAGGCGTTGGAGACAAACGCCGCCCGTTCCTTTGGTTCGATTTTACCAAACCACCCGATGACCCTATCAACGTTGAAGGCTTCAAGGAATACTGTAAGTTTGTTCGTAATTGGGGCGCAGAGCAAGTTCCAGCGGCGACCAATATTATTGCAAAGGCAACCGATGCAACAATCCAGGAGCAATGCCAAATGAAGTATAAATACGAGGCCGAGAAATACAAACAATACCTGAAAGAGCGCAGCCAAGGTGATGTCCCACCCACAGACAATCAACCTGAAGAGAGCGGGAATACTGGTGAAATGGCGCAGGTGCCGGCccggaggaagaggaagactgCTTACTATCGGTCCAGAGCCGAAGCG AAGCTGAAAGCACGAGCTCGGAAGCTCAGCAAGATGGTTATACCATACTCCACTATGGAGTTACAAACCTTCTTAACGCCCGGTGCTCAATCGGACGATGAGAGCAAGTACGAAATTCTACAAGACGGAACCAAGCGCAAGACTGGTCGATATATCACTCATGGATGGTCATTCATGAGCAAACAA TTCAAAAATCTGAAGGAACTTGTTGATGCAGTGGCTGACCCAGAGCCTCCTGTTCATGGATTTCAACCTCAAGCGCCTGGATCTCCCTGGGAAGGAATCCCGCCAGCAAACACATGCAATCAATACCTTCTTTGGGACTGGATGATTGAGCCTCAGATTCTTGCGGATCATCCTGAGTGGCATTGGAGGAGGTTGGTGATTTCTGACAACAAGCCGATTCAGACCCAAGCTTCAACTCAAGCTAACAAGCAAAAGCAATGGCCTACGACTCACACAAGTAGCCCTGCTCAATCTCTGGATATCAAGAAAGCTTGCCTGGATCTAACTGCCGCCCAGGAGAGACTTAAAAAGGCGCTTGCTGGAGAAACTCTTGAAGAACTGGGACTTGCACTCCAAGATGAATTGGAGGGCGGTCTTGATCCACCACAAGGCAAACTTGAGAACCCAAGAGAAGAGAATGAAGAGGATGAGAGTGAAGACAATCTCTACAA gcggttgacgcagactcttagcgccagaacaataaagcggcccataagtcctgttacAGGCACCATCTCCCCCACATTGCCCATCATTACttcccgcaccccctcttgcgcttcctcccgcgcctcccagcgcactgcatcccaccaaggccgttcatacccccatgagatggcaacccgctcccggagcaCCGCTTGTCCCGCGtcccctcttgatcaaggagagttgggacccactcttccggcaaccgcCGCTGAGTCATCAGGCCTTGAACCCAAGGTCTACAGGGAAATCTCCCTCGAacaagcaatctccctcatcttgggattgcaaaaccaaatCCTCCGACTCGAGCGGGAACtcaaagaaaccaaggaggcaaccaaggaagcccaagactggatgggcgcagtcaatcaagccctcacttgcattgaggctaggggtggagccccacacacaccagaagaccagaAGCCCCCGGCAAttgaggccacgcccaggcccttaccCAAAACCAACACTATTCCAACGCCTAGCGCACCCCTCATcgcctgggccaaccccacaAGAGCTCCCCTCCCCTTCGCACAACCAACTCCCGTCCGGGCTCCCCCGCGagtccatactccccctccacctttgcctatccgCCTCTGTTCCCCCCAACTCCCACAACCAGCGGCCCCTGTAGCTGCTTATTCAACCCCAGTCAAGGTAGACCACCCTGATGCCTACACTGGGAAAATTGGGAACgaagcccgccaatggcttACGcaaatgttggcatgggtacgtctgaaccaacggatgttcccaaccaatcaggaggtcctgtcattcctcctgatgaatatgaaggacgtagcgggagcctgggctcacccccatcttgaccaactagggtcccacagggccttaATTCGATTGGTCGACGACTTCAggacggagttcttggctgctTTTGGCAACCCGGACGCTACGCGAGCCGCTGagcggcaaatcacccaccttactcagacaggcacctgtgctgagtacattacaaagttcaggaccattgccatggacctggactggaatgacgccgcccttcgtgggcaatttgcacgtggcctccactgggag AACGTAGCCATGGTCATCAATAACGCCCTCCGCGaggagcgtgccagccacccgcctaagggtaataagcctGGAACCTCTTCCActacccccaataggggggcaagtaccggccaaccgGCCACCAGACCAGGACGCTTGTCCAGCGATCCTAACTTTGTCtccgaggaggagcaaaaccgccgcagggctgaaggcctctgcatcaaatgcggtaagGCGGGCCATAAATTTgtggaatgccgcactggctggaaagccacacccaaggaggaaggtgtcaagaaggaagccgccaaaattggcgaaga actaagggtacctgctgccgcgcgcaaggaccccaaggactctggacttattgaaatctgtaatatattgaataGCATCAATATAATttccccactcttcacaatttcaattaagccagagaaacaagcggacccactagaagtcctgatagattcaggcgctacATCATCGTTCCTTCACCCTCACACCGCGGAACTACTCCACCTACCcctaatagacctccctCAACCCCGTACCgtaactatgctcgatgggtcgagcccccaggctggaaagatttggaagaaggcccacctaaccttcctatttgatggtaaacaaatgacggaaaccttcctgatttgcaacaCCGGATCACACGCCGCCATCCTAGGAATTAAATGGTTAGAAGCCCACAACCCTGAAACTGATTGGAACTCCCGTACCCTCTGCTTCCCACATACGCCACCAGAACATGCAACCAttgctgaggaggaggaagctgatcaaaaaccccttgaaggagttccCTCTGAATATcaccaatacgccaaggtatttggagaggaggaattcaataagcttcccccccATAGGCATTACAATATTGGGATCGAGCTCACAGAGGAAGGACCCCTCAACTCCCCCCTTTACAGTATGACTGATGCCAAGTCCGCCAccctcaaggactggcttaaGGATGAActcaaagctgggaagatctgTCCCAGCAAATCACCTATCAGCtccccggtcatgtttgtcccaaaaaaggatggctcccgttGTCTTGTAGTTGACTATTGTCgcctcaataaccggacaaaaaagaacgtCTATCCGTTGCCTTGCCcagatgatctcatggcccagctccgcggcgccaagatctttactaAGCTAGATCTAAggtggggatacaacaatgtccgggtgaaagaaggtgacaaatggaaaactgccttccataccaaatatggtttatacgagtccctggtcatgacctttggcctgacaaatgcACCTGCagctttccaacacttcatgaacgagttgttcaaggatctactggatgtatgcgtcatcatctacctagATGACATCTTAATTTACTCAAAAGATGACGCAACTCACACAAGACACGTCCATGAGGTTCTGAAGCGGTTGATGGATAACCAGCTCTTCTGTAAAGCGTCCAAATGCacgttccacgtcacctctgtggaatacctggggatcattgtctcggacaagggttttagtctggataagctcaagatccaggcagtacaagaatggccagtTCCCacaaaggtcaaagaagtccaattgttcctgggttttgccaattttctctgccgatttgttgccaacttcagccacatggctagacCATTGCACAATCTGGTAAGAAAGGATACGCCATGGAAGTGGGATACcagggaacaggaagccttccaggGCCTGAAGGACGctatcaccaacgccccagtacTTTGCCACGCGGATCCTACCAAACCCTATTTCCTGGAAATGGATGCATCAGGTGCAGCTCTGGGATcaatactcagccaacagCAAGAAGACGGAAGACTACACCCCTTGGGGTTCCTGTCGGAATtgttcaaaggtgccaaacagaactatgacacccatgacaaggaactccttgcaatcatccggtcatttgagtattggcgtataTTCCTGGAGGGGACAAAacacccaatcacggttttCACGGATCATcgcaacctggaatactggaaggagtccagAACCTTCAATTGA
- a CDS encoding Retrotransposable element Tf2 protein codes for MATRSRMASQAQSPFNLGHLEPQLPPTSSVEYGKVSLEQVTQLLLGLLGQVERLEREIAEIKEAGIETRTNVENISQTVDVVKDGLKSLQLQGPLTPEGNQPKAVEETPRPIPKTEPIGLVSRGPFWSETTREIPGLAQPTPRRAAPPRVPSPPPSPRLRSPIGAPAPPPPAPVAAYPAPVKVDHPDAYTGKIGSEAKQWLTRMLAWTRLNSRMFPTDQEVLSFLLMNMKDSAGAWAHPHLDQLGSHRAIIQTVEGFKLEFLAAFGDPDATRAAERKITTLTQSGTCADYITKFRTLAMELDWNDAALRGQFACGLHWEVSRQIATRKHRPQTLLELQNAALVIDNALQEERASHPPRDNKSSKQPNPARGTSTGQSSTGSKKLSNDPNFVLEEERNCRRAAGACIKCGKMGHKFAECRTGWKATPTEDKGKAKETAKIGKDSEYQSGKEISPLFTISIKPEKQAEHLEVLIDSGTTSSFLHPRTAEALRLPLIDLPTPRTVTMLNGSSPQAGKIWKKVSLTFTFDGKKMTETFLICNTGSHAAILGLKWLDAHNPEIDWNAQTLSFPHTPPEHVAIAKEEEADQTPLEGVPPEYHQYAKVFREEEFNKLPPHRHYDIGIELTEEGPLNLPLYSMTNAKSTTLKDWLRDKLKAGKIRPSKSSISSPVMFVPKKDGSRRLVVDYRCLNNRTKKNVYPLPRPDDLMAQLRGAKVFTKLDLRWGYNNVRVKEGDEWKTAFRTKYGLYESLVMTFGLTNAPASFQHFMNDLFKDLLDVCVIIYLDDILL; via the exons atggcaacccgttcccggatGGCCTCTCAAGCCCAATCCCCTTTCAATTTGGGACACCTGGAACCCCAGCTTCCGCCAACCTCCTCTGTCGAATATGGCAAGGTCTCCCTTGAACAAGTCACCCAACTCCTCCTCGGCCTACTCGGCCAAGTTGAGCGCCTTGAGCGAGAAATTGCtgagatcaaggaagcagggattGAGACCCGGACAAACGTCGAAAATATCTCACAAAccgtcgatgttgtcaaggatggtctCAAGtccctccagctccaaggcCCCCTTACCCCAGAAGGGAACCAACCCAAGGcagtggaagaaacgccacgccccatACCAAAAACcgagcctattggattggttaGCAGGGGACCCTTCTGGTCAGAAACAACTAGGGAAATCCCAGGTCTCGCCCAGCCTaccccaagaagagccgcacccccgcgagtcccgtctccccctccatctccgcgtctccgatcccccattggagcacctgcccctcctccaccggcTCCAGTCGCCGCATATCctgccccggtcaaagtagaccacccagacgcctatacaggcaagattgggagtgaggccaaacagtggctcacaaggatgttggcctggacccggCTAAACTCGCgcatgttccccacggacCAAGAAGTCCTATCTTTCCttctgatgaatatgaaggattccgcgggagcatgggcacacccacacctcgaccagcttggatcacaccgggcaatcatccaaacggttgaGGGATTCAAATTGGAGTTTTTGGCAGCGTTCGgtgaccctgatgccacaagggccgccgagcggaagaTTACCACGcttacccagtccggcacatgcgcggattatatcacaaagttcagaaccctggcaatggaactggactggaacgacgcggccctccgaggccagtttgcctgcggcctccactgggaggtcagccgccaaattgctACCCGCAAACATCGTCCCCAAACACTCCtcgagctgcaaaacgcagcGCTCGTTATTGACAACGCTCTCCAagaagagcgtgctagccacccgccgagggataataagtctagcaagcaacccaaccccgcaaggggaacgagtaccggccaatcAAGTAccggttcaaagaaactctccaacgACCCCAATTTTGTGTTGGAGGAAGAAAGGAattgccgccgcgccgctggcgcctgcatcaagtgcggcaaaatgggccacaagtttgcggaatgccgcacaggctggaaggctacccctactgaggacaaagggaaagccaaggaaaccgccaagattggcaaagactccgagtaccaatcgggaaaaga aatttCCCCCCTGTTCACAATTTCGATTAAACCAGAGAAGCAAGCAGAAcacctagaagtcctgatagactcaggcacCACATCGTCATTTCTCCACCCCCGTACCGCTGAGGCACTACGCCTACCTCTCATAGATCTCCCAACACCCCGCACCgtcactatgctcaatgggtcgagcccccaggctggcaaaatctggaaaaaggtgTCACTAACCTTtacctttgatggcaagaaaatgactgagaccttccttatatgcaatacagggtctcatgctgCCATTCTGggtttgaaatggttggacgcGCAtaatccagagattgattggaatgcacaaaccctctcctttccccatacaccaccagaacacgtggccattgccaaagaggaggaagctgatcaaacaccccttgaaggagtacccccagaATACCACCAGTATGCCAAAGTATTcagggaggaagaattcaacaagcttcccccacaccggcactacgacattgggattgaactcacggaggaaggccccctcaattTGCCTCTCTATAGTATGACCAATGCCAAGTCCACTacgctcaaggactggctcagggacaaactcaaggcggGCAAAATACGCCCTAGCAAgtcttccatcagttcccccgtgATGTTTGTTCCTAAAAAGGACGGCTCCCGtcgcttggttgttgactaccgctGCCTGAATAACCGGACCAaaaagaacgtttacccgttaccccgtcctgatgacctcatggcccagctccgtggcgccaaggtcttcaccaaactagatctaagatggggttacaataacgtccgggttaaggaaggtgacgaatggaaaaccgcgttccgcaccaagtacggcctgtacgaatcccttgtcatgacctttggcttaaccaacgccccggcatcattccaacattttatgaatgaTTTGTTTAAGGACctgcttgatgtatgcgtcatcatataccttgatgacatcctattatag